A stretch of Campylobacter showae DNA encodes these proteins:
- a CDS encoding helix-turn-helix domain-containing protein encodes MNDNIIKRWLSPKDVAEEYGIAVNTQAQYRMRGIIPHVKINRIIRYDRYKLDQWFEKHTVESKEALL; translated from the coding sequence ATGAATGATAATATTATAAAACGTTGGTTGAGCCCAAAAGATGTTGCGGAAGAATATGGGATAGCCGTAAATACCCAGGCGCAATATCGTATGAGGGGGATAATCCCGCATGTGAAGATAAATAGAATAATAAGATATGATAGATACAAGCTGGATCAGTGGTTTGAAAAACATACCGTTGAAAGCAAGGAGGCGCTATTGTGA
- a CDS encoding relaxase/mobilization nuclease domain-containing protein: MLVKFFKTKNGGSVAGINYLLNHRVKDKTAFVLKGSEAVTRRIVSNMTKKQKLCIGCLSFEESDIDLDTKRKIIDEFETLLLGGYKERFNVLWVQHVDKGRLELNFAVPKIDLENNMAFNPYYHKVDRPLIDTWQNYVNLKFGFTDPKDPAKAHMLQGSKKELKLIKDYIELEKILTDKFINQEFTCRDDILNAFKSSGIDITRIGKDYISVKLPNSKKAKRFKGDIFSEEFRGFESLEQLRGKTETRATEFGNRADEQTNIDASGRSFISADYLKSKESREFRIIKFKQSLSKRDQELARLKRELDKQIQKRTQWLETQVSRVPKRSRYIQNTIGDLDDSSDFGIDIRMEAISTKERFNPRKSDYEDVYKAEYRWRAINHKHNIFNERIFDNDFTRANIVSAIRRKREARARSDGIIKAAIDGIRLVKQRISQIANAINKQYKLFISRIRECTNFVNKLAEGIRKPDVFTREIPDAAREFEEVARKYVLSRIPEDTKIDVNKIKRREIKDIGVGGDMGMG, translated from the coding sequence ATGTTAGTAAAATTCTTTAAAACTAAAAACGGTGGTAGTGTCGCTGGCATCAACTATCTTTTAAATCATAGGGTAAAAGATAAAACGGCGTTTGTTTTAAAAGGTAGCGAAGCGGTTACTAGGCGGATAGTATCCAATATGACTAAAAAACAAAAACTCTGTATAGGTTGCTTGAGTTTTGAGGAATCTGACATTGATTTAGATACCAAACGAAAGATCATAGACGAATTTGAAACGCTATTGCTTGGAGGATACAAAGAGAGATTCAATGTCCTTTGGGTGCAGCATGTAGACAAAGGAAGATTAGAATTAAATTTTGCTGTTCCTAAAATTGATTTAGAAAACAACATGGCTTTTAATCCTTACTACCATAAGGTAGATAGGCCGCTAATCGATACCTGGCAAAACTACGTAAATTTAAAATTCGGGTTTACCGATCCAAAAGACCCCGCCAAAGCTCATATGCTTCAAGGATCTAAAAAAGAATTAAAGCTAATTAAAGACTACATAGAGCTAGAAAAAATACTGACCGATAAATTTATAAATCAAGAATTTACTTGCAGAGACGACATCTTGAACGCTTTTAAAAGTAGCGGCATAGATATAACTAGAATCGGCAAAGACTATATATCGGTCAAATTACCAAATAGCAAAAAAGCAAAAAGATTCAAGGGGGATATATTTAGTGAGGAATTTAGAGGCTTTGAGAGCTTGGAGCAACTCCGAGGTAAAACTGAAACAAGAGCAACGGAATTTGGAAATAGAGCAGATGAGCAAACAAATATCGACGCTTCAGGACGAAGTTTTATATCTGCAGACTATCTTAAATCAAAAGAATCAAGAGAATTTAGAATTATCAAATTCAAACAAAGCTTATCAAAACGAGATCAAGAGCTTGCAAGACTCAAAAGAGAGCTTGACAAACAAATACAAAAACGCACTCAATGGCTTGAAACACAGGTTAGTAGAGTGCCGAAGCGAAGCAGATACATTCAAAATACTATCGGTGATCTTGACGATAGCAGCGATTTTGGTATCGATATACGCATGGAGGCTATATCTACAAAAGAACGATTTAATCCAAGAAAATCAGACTATGAAGATGTATATAAAGCAGAATATAGATGGCGAGCAATAAATCATAAACATAATATTTTTAACGAAAGGATATTTGACAATGACTTTACTAGAGCAAACATTGTTAGTGCAATTAGAAGAAAAAGAGAAGCAAGAGCAAGATCGGATGGCATTATTAAAGCAGCTATCGACGGAATACGACTTGTTAAACAACGAATTAGTCAAATTGCAAATGCAATTAACAAACAATACAAACTCTTTATCTCAAGAATTAGAGAATGTACAAATTTTGTTAACAAACTTGCAGAAGGAATCCGAAAACCGGACGTTTTTACAAGAGAAATACCTGACGCAGCTAGAGAATTTGAAGAAGTCGCTAGAAAGTATGTATTAAGCCGTATACCCGAAGATACGAAGATAGACGTAAATAAGATAAAAAGGAGAGAGATTAAAGATATCGGAGTTGGTGGAGATATGGGAATGGGTTAA
- a CDS encoding tyrosine-type recombinase/integrase, with the protein MKPKKELVKWLDGVTKQVKGLKFKDTTKVNDLFEMWKGKKDINKKSVASDIAFYETYLQDGIGKEIVVDVIAAQIDNVIHNLMHDGKFNKTIGKVQVLSKRTAYDNTRRILGEMFDIALRNRLIAVNPCTLLTKIAKTTRKTIVKDAVGKFYKLKTAILELYKDDPFWRGFFLFCLYGRRKGEVASLKWENVDLENNVYYLIDTKNGNDYKKPLPLFVKEAIMQIPADRYGLVFASPKTGESIKNTDRQKMKLDKFVGFDDFKLHGTRHISGSALEELGANSDIIKDHLTHKRDGVTYKNYVTYDTYINSCKALEILEGIDG; encoded by the coding sequence ATGAAGCCAAAAAAAGAACTCGTCAAGTGGCTAGATGGCGTAACTAAGCAGGTAAAGGGGCTGAAGTTTAAAGATACCACTAAGGTTAATGATTTGTTTGAGATGTGGAAAGGCAAAAAAGATATCAACAAAAAGTCCGTCGCTAGCGACATCGCTTTTTATGAGACATATTTGCAAGACGGTATCGGCAAAGAGATCGTAGTAGACGTCATAGCTGCCCAAATAGACAATGTTATCCATAATCTAATGCACGATGGAAAATTTAATAAAACAATAGGAAAAGTGCAGGTATTATCAAAGCGCACAGCATATGATAATACAAGGCGAATTTTAGGCGAGATGTTTGACATAGCGCTTCGCAATCGGCTGATAGCGGTAAATCCTTGCACTCTGCTAACTAAAATAGCTAAAACGACTAGAAAAACGATAGTAAAAGATGCGGTCGGTAAATTTTATAAGCTAAAAACGGCTATTTTGGAGCTCTATAAGGACGATCCGTTTTGGAGAGGATTTTTCTTGTTTTGTTTGTATGGTAGACGAAAAGGAGAAGTAGCCAGCCTAAAATGGGAAAATGTCGATTTGGAAAACAACGTATATTACCTAATAGATACAAAAAACGGAAACGACTACAAAAAGCCGCTTCCTTTGTTCGTAAAAGAAGCCATAATGCAAATACCGGCCGATAGATACGGCTTAGTATTTGCAAGCCCAAAAACGGGCGAGTCTATTAAAAATACGGATAGACAAAAGATGAAACTCGATAAATTTGTAGGTTTTGATGATTTTAAACTGCATGGTACTAGGCATATAAGCGGTTCGGCACTCGAAGAGCTTGGCGCAAATAGTGATATTATTAAAGATCATTTAACTCACAAAAGAGATGGTGTTACATATAAAAATTACGTAACTTACGATACCTATATAAATAGCTGTAAGGCTCTTGAGATTTTGGAGGGTATAGATGGATAA
- a CDS encoding ATP-binding protein, whose amino-acid sequence MLGIPSLKRDSKKNYKQNLEKIIFPMQGKKFRIILVADSYSNEVIRDIISSYQNLRDDVHKITKISKSVNQSLAHAKGFTFTKGSSHAQGINLTENESHTEGYSDKSKIGKAVSVATTVLAGVMTFGGAMAGATGMAIGGLLGGGIKGVVDAVFASKIVNENDTTGISLGGSINNATNKSVSNNSSDAITKGVFISYDEINKSAIYVEEMIDKFIERFQKGLSYGMWKVSLYIQANDEIVLSELEHTLKSVYSGDDTHFEAIRFTRNLNDIDFNPLNFNSLYFDKTIMPHPIHQSFAGFNSIVNTQELAILSALPKNDIDGVSVSRISDFGLTQDSELDKYNCIKIGNIANKKKLTSQRFKLSFDAINSHVFVSGATGSGKSNTTKGILKNINEQKIPFLVIEPAKSEYKNLLNDIKGLQIFRPGAKNDIFRFNPFIFEYSKENLSTTLTKHIDMLKTTFISAFGMYGPMPYILEEAIYKIYEDRGWNLQNESNPYITDMLGADANRRSLLFPTMDDLKQKVVEVAESAGYYQDMGSNIKAALKTRISNLTLGVKGKIFNSRHCFGSSILFTKPTIIELSNIVNDDEKAFLMGLLLSKLYQYREENGSSDTLRHITVIEEAHRLLPNMSTNTNQENANPRGKVVETFTNILAEIRSYGEGIIVADQIASKLHADVIKNTNVKIIHRTMDSEDRNIVGKSVNLNEDQILDIAELKKGEAIVHNRDVHQAFLVKIDEFKEKPTTLEHINNFYKNFEDDNKKFKYEFLLEKHYYLEDKPNFKDLNLNTLKPKLMKFINSIIFDENNAIKTYEILKSEFPAYRTENEYIYSILYVFLNLNYISNYQYYRNIDAYMQAYEYFVYTILHTSNKSDKIIESIDIFKKAFMHKNIKSIFEDMKKYPTNEIDYTLLVLDNITTSSSLYKFWTDIATDDALDKNLEIFSLKVFGVVNNQLKFALKSIKIIKETI is encoded by the coding sequence ATGCTTGGAATTCCATCCTTAAAAAGAGATTCTAAAAAAAACTATAAACAAAATTTAGAAAAAATCATTTTCCCTATGCAGGGTAAAAAATTTAGGATTATACTTGTTGCCGATAGTTACAGTAATGAGGTGATAAGAGACATAATATCAAGCTATCAAAATTTGCGAGACGATGTACACAAAATAACAAAAATAAGCAAAAGCGTAAATCAGAGCTTGGCTCATGCTAAAGGGTTTACATTTACCAAAGGAAGTAGTCATGCTCAAGGCATAAACTTGACTGAAAATGAAAGCCATACCGAAGGATATAGTGATAAAAGCAAAATAGGCAAGGCGGTTAGCGTCGCAACTACAGTTTTGGCTGGAGTTATGACTTTTGGAGGAGCTATGGCAGGAGCTACAGGTATGGCTATCGGTGGCTTGCTTGGTGGTGGAATAAAAGGTGTGGTAGATGCTGTATTTGCAAGCAAAATAGTAAATGAAAATGATACTACTGGCATTTCATTGGGCGGATCAATAAATAATGCCACGAATAAAAGCGTATCGAATAACTCTAGCGATGCCATCACAAAGGGCGTATTTATAAGCTATGATGAGATAAACAAAAGCGCCATTTATGTCGAAGAAATGATAGATAAATTTATAGAGAGGTTTCAAAAAGGTCTAAGCTACGGCATGTGGAAAGTATCTTTATATATCCAAGCCAATGATGAAATCGTTTTAAGTGAGCTAGAACATACGTTAAAAAGCGTATATAGCGGAGATGATACACACTTTGAGGCTATAAGGTTTACAAGAAATTTAAATGACATAGATTTTAATCCTTTAAATTTTAATAGCCTATATTTTGATAAAACCATTATGCCGCACCCTATTCATCAAAGCTTTGCAGGGTTTAACAGCATAGTCAATACTCAAGAGCTAGCCATTTTATCCGCACTGCCAAAAAACGACATAGATGGTGTAAGCGTCAGTAGGATATCAGACTTTGGTCTTACGCAAGATAGCGAACTTGATAAATATAACTGTATTAAAATAGGAAATATAGCTAATAAGAAAAAATTGACTTCACAAAGATTTAAACTAAGTTTTGATGCTATTAACTCGCATGTTTTTGTTTCTGGAGCCACAGGTAGCGGAAAGTCTAATACTACTAAAGGTATATTAAAAAATATAAATGAGCAAAAAATACCGTTTTTAGTAATAGAGCCGGCAAAATCGGAATATAAAAATCTTTTAAACGATATAAAAGGCTTGCAAATTTTTAGACCCGGTGCTAAAAATGATATTTTTAGGTTTAATCCGTTTATTTTCGAATATTCAAAAGAAAATTTATCTACAACTCTAACTAAACACATAGATATGCTAAAGACAACATTTATCTCGGCTTTTGGCATGTATGGTCCGATGCCTTATATATTAGAGGAAGCCATTTACAAAATATACGAAGATAGAGGATGGAATTTGCAAAATGAAAGCAATCCGTACATTACCGATATGCTGGGGGCAGATGCCAACAGGAGAAGCTTGCTCTTTCCCACTATGGATGATTTAAAGCAAAAGGTTGTAGAGGTTGCGGAGTCGGCCGGGTATTATCAGGATATGGGTAGTAACATAAAGGCTGCTCTTAAGACCAGGATAAGCAACTTAACGCTTGGCGTTAAAGGTAAAATTTTTAATTCTAGACATTGTTTTGGTTCTAGCATACTATTTACCAAGCCTACGATAATAGAGCTTTCAAATATCGTTAATGATGACGAAAAAGCTTTCCTAATGGGACTTTTGCTTAGCAAGCTGTACCAATATCGAGAAGAAAACGGTAGTAGTGACACATTAAGACATATAACCGTCATAGAAGAAGCACATAGACTTCTGCCGAATATGTCGACAAACACAAATCAAGAAAATGCAAATCCAAGAGGCAAGGTAGTAGAAACTTTTACTAATATTTTAGCTGAAATTAGGTCTTATGGCGAGGGCATAATAGTAGCGGATCAAATAGCATCCAAGTTACATGCAGACGTAATAAAAAATACAAATGTTAAAATAATACATAGAACTATGGATTCAGAAGATAGAAATATAGTTGGAAAATCTGTCAACTTAAATGAAGATCAGATACTAGATATTGCTGAGCTTAAAAAAGGAGAAGCTATAGTCCATAATAGGGATGTTCATCAGGCTTTTTTAGTAAAAATAGACGAATTCAAAGAAAAGCCGACAACTTTAGAGCATATAAACAATTTTTATAAAAATTTTGAGGATGACAATAAGAAATTTAAATATGAGTTTTTGTTGGAAAAACACTATTATCTTGAAGATAAGCCAAATTTTAAAGATTTAAATTTAAATACTTTAAAGCCAAAACTTATGAAATTTATAAATTCTATTATATTTGACGAGAACAATGCTATAAAAACTTATGAAATTTTAAAATCGGAATTTCCGGCATACAGAACAGAAAATGAGTATATCTACTCTATTTTGTATGTTTTTTTAAATCTAAATTATATCTCAAATTACCAATACTACAGAAATATTGATGCTTATATGCAAGCTTATGAATACTTTGTCTATACTATTTTACATACTTCTAATAAAAGCGATAAAATCATAGAAAGTATTGATATTTTTAAAAAAGCATTCATGCATAAAAATATAAAAAGTATATTTGAGGATATGAAAAAATACCCGACCAATGAGATTGACTACACTTTGCTAGTACTTGACAATATAACCACAAGTAGTAGCTTGTATAAATTTTGGACCGATATAGCGACAGACGACGCTCTTGATAAGAATTTAGAAATTTTTTCATTAAAAGTTTTTGGAGTTGTAAATAACCAATTAAAATTTGCGCTAAAAAGTATTAAAATTATAAAGGAAACTATATAA
- a CDS encoding plasmid mobilization protein, with protein MNHRKFPHKVSVRLSDSEKEKLELNASLAGIKASAYIRHVISNAKPLVHKFDKTMVIQVAKIGNNLNQIAKHVNTHKTIDGIVLKQMLDVNKKLDDLISQKLIREVKHVSKIL; from the coding sequence GTGAATCATAGAAAGTTTCCCCATAAAGTATCTGTTCGCCTTAGTGACAGCGAAAAAGAAAAACTTGAGCTTAATGCATCTTTGGCTGGCATTAAGGCATCTGCCTATATTAGACATGTTATATCAAACGCCAAGCCTCTTGTCCATAAATTCGATAAAACAATGGTGATTCAGGTAGCAAAAATAGGCAACAACCTAAATCAAATCGCGAAGCATGTAAATACGCATAAAACCATAGACGGCATCGTTTTAAAACAGATGCTCGACGTTAATAAAAAATTAGACGACCTAATATCGCAAAAGCTAATCCGAGAAGTTAAACATGTTAGTAAAATTCTTTAA